The sequence below is a genomic window from Natrinema sp. DC36.
GTCGTTCTCGAAGGTGAGCCTGACCGAATGCACGCCCTGTCCGTCGGTTTTGAACGACGCTCGGTCGCGTTCGGTGTCGACCGTCGCATTGATCGACTCGCCGTCGTCGTTCCACGCTTCCGCCGAGACGAGCTGGCCGTAGCCCGTATCGGGTTTCGCTTCGACGCCGACGTAGACGTTCTCGCTCGGTCCGGGTGCGAGCGTCGAGAAGTCCACCGCGTTGACCGTCGGGATCGAACCCCCGAAGGCCGGGTTCGTGGCGCTGATTCGGTCGTCCAGCACGCCCTCGTCCGATCCGCCGCCGATGAGTCCGCCGTCGCCGCTCGAGGCGGCTTGCACGCGGATATCGAACGCCGCCGGGTCGGTCTCGCCGATCGGCAGGTCCGAAATGACGAGTTGCTGGCCGCCCCCACCGAAGATTCCAGTCGATTCGACCGAGTAGTATTCTTCGGGGATCGGCTCGACAGTGCCGTCAGACCAGTGGATTTCCGGGGCCACCGTGTCGGGATCGACGCTATTCGGGAGCGGGTACTCGAGGTTCAACCCGCCGTCGTCGATGTTAATCGGATTCTCACCGAGATCGGGCGGTTCGATTTCCCCGATTCCGGCGAGCGCCACCTGCATGTGGCGGGTCTCGCGCGTGAGTTCGTCACTCGAGAGGTCTTCGGCCGCCTGGATTTCCGAGAACTCAGAACGCTCGAGGTATCGCTCTTTTGCGCCGGGGACGGCTTGAACGAGCGTGCTATGGTCGGTGTAGACCCGTCTCAGGGTCTCGTTTTCCATTTCCTCGAGGCGCTGCGTGTACTCGTTCTCGAGTTCGGAAATTGTCTCGTTGAGGCGCTGGTTCTCGAGGAACGCCATGAGGTCGGCGAACGAAGACATGTCCCCGAGTGGGACTTCCGGCGATCGGTAGACCGTTACGGTGACGCCCTCCGCGGGCGCTTCGACGGTCTTCGGTCGGGAGCTCGGCAAGTAGAACGTCCCGTTGTAGTCCTTGGATTGGAACTCACGAAGGTTCTCGAGTGACGGACTCTGGATGTCCTTCAGGAGTTGGCCGTCCGCTTTCATGGCCTTCAGGTCCGTCGTGACGGCGTTACTCGGCACGTTGACGCTGAAGTGACCGGTTTCGTTCGTTCGGACCGTCGATCGGACGACGTGATCCTGCGCGAGCAGGTCACGGATTCGGTTCGCGCGATCGGTCAGTTGGTTGGCCTCGTTTCGGAGATCCGATTCCCACGCGCTTGCGATTTCGCTAGGACTCCCGACGACGATTGGGTATTTCGCGTCGTCGCCCTCGAGATGAATTTGGTAGACGCCCGCTGGCAGTTTCGTCTCGGCGTAGGGCATCGACGATGGGTCGCCCCATCCACCGCCCGCCCGCTTGTTGACGGGGACCGTCTTAGTGTCGATTACGTCACCACCTGGGCCGAGTTGCTCGACGACGACCGGTCCCTTGTCGATGTACGTTCCAGGGAGTTGCAGTTCGTAGCCGTCGGGGAGCCGGCCCTGACTGCCGTCGGGATTCCACGGCACGAAGTTGACCGGTTCATCCGCCGGGAGTACGACCTTCGGCGGGACGAGATCGGCGTCGTCAACCCACGGCGCGGTCGCGATATCCTCGCTCGTGTACGCGAGTGGCACCTCCTCGCTTTTGCCTTCGAGGAAGCTTCCTTCGACATTCAAGTCGCGACTAAAGCTATCTGGGAGTGGATTCGTCAGTTCCTGTTGGAGTTCCTGCGCTTGGCGCTCGAGGGATTTGGCGTCGGATTTGTCGAGTGCCGGCTCGGTTATCGAGTGGGATATGAGCGTGGCGTTAGAGACTGGGTTTCCATTTTGGTCGGTGACTTGGCCGGTGATTGTGTCGGCTTCGAATCCGACATCAGGGTTTGAATGGAGTTTACTAATTTCAGACGAAGAGAGAGCATAGTTGTACGCCCGGTACTCGTCCACTGTTGCATTAACTCCTGATGCGAATTGGTGGGTCCCCGGGGTCCCCATGCTCCCCGTGTTTCCGCTTCCGTGGCCAGAATGAGAGCCGTTTATGTAAATGTCAGTAGTCGTTTCAGAATCTGTATCTCTGATCCGAACAGTTGTATGATACCATTCGCCATTATTGTAATTTCCACTGATTGCAACAGTCCTCGCTCCACCATTATATTCGTGATCAACAAGTAATTCTGAAAATTCTTTGCTATAAGAAACAGATATTCCATGTCCACCATCTATATTTGAATAAATCTGTCCATAATCAGTGGTTTTGAACCAGAATGAATACGTTTGGCTACCGCTTATGCTGTCAGCACCAAACGAACCGGCACTAGCACTCCCAAGTGAGAGAGCTGTATCAGTTATGTTTGAATCGACAAACTCGCCGTTCTGAGTGTTCAGTCCGAGGCCCTGGACCTCATCGACAGTATCGTTTTCAAAATCCCACCGGAGTTCTGGATTATCTACCGATGTGTTGTCCTCAGCAGCAACTGCCGGTTGGGACCCAAACGTTACGAATCCCGCAAACAGACTCAGTGTTAGCAGAAGGGCGACCACAACAGATGCGGTTTGATCACGCCTGATAGACGGCATGGATAAGTCTGTCAGGCGAGACCAGCTGCTACTCGCGTCGCTCGAGGAGGGTTTGCGTTTACTCATTGAGAATCAGTTACTCGCCAGTTTTCGCCATTCGCCAGGCGTCTTGCATCAACTTGGACATGATATCCACGTCGCGATCGTCACCATCGCGTTTCCGTCGATCGGCGGTTTCGCGGAGGGTATCGATGTTATTGTCCGAGAGGTTCAGCTCGTCGCTCCAGTGTCCGAGTAGTTCTTCAACCCCGGACATGAACGGGTCGTACTTCCGGTCAGGGACGAGCGGGCCGGTCAAGTTTCCGTGTTCTTCGTTCACGCGAACGCGGTGTGACATAGCTCCGTACTCGCCGTCTGCGTGCCACTCCGGCGCTTGCTTCGGGATGAACACCTCCGGGTTGGATACTTCGACCTCGCAGGGCTCGTCGTGGAGATCGTACTCGCCGGGTTCATGGAAGGCGACCGGACACAGCAGTCGTTGTGCCGTTTCTTTCCAAAAGCCAGTCATGACGTACTCACACCGCTCTTTTCGGTAGTGGAACGGTTCGGGGTCGTGGCCGGTCGTGTCCTCGGTGCCGTCTCGGTCTTTCCCCCACCATTTGTCGCGACGGAATGGCGAATCCGACATCGCTTCGCGTCGCTGTCGCTCGAGGGTGTGTTGGCTTTGACTCATGGGTGAGAATCTGAAGATACTCTCGTCCGCGTCCTACCCACGCAGATCGGTCGGCGTCGGTCGCCGTTCCGCGGACCCAGGAACTGAGGCATTTCAACCCCAGTGTGTTAGGCCACAGGAAAACCCGCCCCAGATGGGACACCGCTGCGATGAGCTTGGTTACTAGACACAATTACGCCAAACGTAAAGAAGGTACCGCTTACAACTGTTTCAGCAAGCCTAACCAATTTAGGAACAGGGTAGAGCAGGACACACAATTTTCTATAGGACCACCACGAACGACTAGAGTTTTTGACCCGGCGCTGTGAGTAGCAAGATATGGGCGACGAGCCCGTCGGCGATCGCGACGACGAGGATGTGTCCGTCACCGCGAAATTCGATAAAGTCCAGATGGACAAGCTCGAGAAAATGTTTCCCGACGCGCGAAACCACCCCGAACGGTTGCGGCGTGCGATCTGGGTACTGACGAACGCCTCGTCGATTACGATCGAACGCGACGCCGACGAAAACGAATCGGAGTAGGAGCCCCCGAAGGCCGTGGCAGGATTCGGGGCTACAGAGAGTGGCTACGCTGCGAAATAGGAAAAGGATTCGGTCGGTCGCTACTCTACTCTGTCGATCACTGACGCACCGCTCAGGATCAACTGTGAGCGCCCCGATGCGCTGACCGCACCGGCGAGTCGGCCACGGGCCAACCAGCAGGCGCGAGTGGTTTCGGGATGCAACTCGCCTTTCGAGCAGCTCGCACAGCGAGTCGTCGTGACATCGATCTCCGAACCGCTAATCAGTACCAGCACTTCGACGCGGTGGTTCGGTCGGAGGCATGCGCCACAGACATCGCAGTGGCCCACTTGCCCCGGCCCGATGGGGATTCCCGAAACCAGTGCGTCCTCGAGCGAGAGTTTCATCGATCCTCGCCGATCCGTCGTTCGTCGTCGTGAACGGCGATGCTGGCGCGGAAGTTCGCCGGTTCGCCGTCGAAGACGCCCTTCGGAATAACGGCGAGTCCGTCGGTTGGCGTGAGCGCAGCGTACTCAACGCGGCCCCACTCGCCGGCCGGCCGCTCGCCCTTGCCGTCGGGGTTCGAGTGTGGCACCGAGAGGGCCGCGGCGTCGGTTTCGACGACCGCGGCCTGATAGATCCGGTCGACGGCCTCGCCGGTCTCGGGGTCGCGGTAGAGAACGATCAGTCGGTGGCGCTCGCGAACGCCGCCGATCGCGGCGCTGTCGCGTTTGGTCTCGTATTCGTAGCAGGCCTTTTCGGCGTAAAATCGGGTGTAACCCTCGAGATCGTGCTCGTGGGTTCCGTGTCCGGCCCAATTGGCCGGGACGGGTTCGATGTGTCGGTCGGGTTGGTTGCGGGCGGTACGTTTATCGGTTCGCGTCTCAGATTGGCTCATAGCTTTCTGCGCTCCAGAAAGCGTTGGTCGCGTGCTAGAACACGCGGCCGGGATTCCTCCCGACGGATCAACGCTTTCTAGTTACTTCTCTAGCGGTACACCCCCATAAGTGTACCGGACTATTCGGATTTCTTACTATGGTCGAAGGCCACCCCGGGTATCGTTTATCTTGTCCACTTGCCAGAACACGTACTGTTTTCACGGACCCGAATAGCGCCCCCTCGAGTACGTTCGATTACAGCCCGACAGTCGCCTCGAGAACAGGTCGATAGACGGGCCTACCCCAGACTACGCGCACGAACGAACGGTCCCTACTCCCGTGTTGCCAGTCCCGCGGCCTCGAGCGCCTTGTCCCACGTCCCCCAGCGTCGGAGATACGGCGTGATCGATCGCTCGCCCCGATCGTTCATTTCGGACTGTGACGGCGGTCGTCCGAGTTCGACGGCGAGATCGCGCACGGCCTCGAGTAGTTCATCCTCGTCGATGCGCCGGCCCGGCCGCACGTCCTCGGGATTCAACCCGGCTTGCTCGCGAGCGTCGAACCATGATTCGAAGCGCCGGAAATAGGTCGCCGGATTGTACTCGCCGTGGGCTGCCACGTCGTCGGCCAACACCGGCTGGCCGTGCTCCTCTGCGAGGCGCTGCAACTCCGCGAGTAACTCCTCCTCGGAGACGTACTCGTGATTTGTCCCTAACCCGGCCGCTTTCAGTGCGTCGTTCCACGACCCCCAGCGCGTGTAGTAGGGCGTACTCGAGTGTGGTCCCTGCTCGTTCATTTCGGAACGCGTCGGTGTCTTTCGCAGCTCGTCGGCGAACGCACGCAGATCCTCGAGATAGTCCTCGTCGCTCGGCATTAGTGTTCGATTCCCAACTCAGTGACAAAGTAGTCGTCGACACTCACCGCGTCCTCGTGTACGTCGGCCTCTGCCCCCAGCGTCTGGAAAAAGGTCGCGAGGCTTCGGCGGTAGCGATCCGAGCGGTTTTCGTGATCGATTAACCACCGGTCGTTGAACTCCCAGAACTGGGCTCGGTTCTCGAGATAGATGCGCGCGAACTCGCGTTGGGCGTCCGTCGAAACGTCCATGAGGTACTGTGGGGCGATGTCTCGCGTGTCGTCGTCAGTCGGTGCCTCGAGACAAGTGAGTAGTCGCCCGAGAACCGCGCCGTCGTCGCGGACCGTCAGTTCGGTACTTCGGTGCGTGTCGTCTGAGCGATGTTCCATCGACTCGAGGTCGAGATCGGCGAGCACGGCGTCGAAGCGCTCGCGGTCGGTCTCGGAGTTGATGCGCACGTAGGGGCTGTAGGTATCGGGTTTGACCGTCCCGCGCGAACAGACCCACGCGACGAGTCGGTTGATCGGTCCGAACGTCTCGCTGTCTTCGGTGAGTGGAATCCACCCACGCGTTTCGGCGGTCTGAATTCCGCGCACTGGGTGGGGGATCGCCCCGTCGTCAATCCACGGTCGGATGCGACCGCGCGGGAGCGACAGCGCCGACGCGACACGGCCAGCGCTCGCGTTTGGATTCCGACCAGTGTACTCGAGGACGCGCTGGTAGTCTTCGACGATCTCCCACGAGTCCTCGTATGCCTGCGAATTGTAGGTGCGCGCGAGCGCGGTCGGTGTGGCGAGAACCGGTGGGCTAGACATAGGTGGTGGTTCGGCGGGTTCCGTATAACGATTGTCACCGATTCCGGCTGTTTGTGGAATCGCCAGACTGCGGTGCTTCAAGGGTGCGCTGTAGGGGTTCTGTCAGACGCTGCTTATCAATTTTGAAACCGTCCAGTGCGTTCGAATTCTTAACTATCAAGTAAGTATATACGGGTCGGGTGGCGTGGCTCTGTTAGCATCGGTAAGACGGCTCGAGAAAGCGGGGACGCAAGGATGGTTCCATTCCCCCTTGGTCCGCACCCCTCCGTTCACGGAGGATGACAAAAAGCTTTCTCACCGTTCAAACGTCGATGCGTAGAAACAATGATGGACGGAAAATCAATTCGGAAGAAGCTGATTGGATCGGACGATGAACGCGCCGTGTCACCTGTCATAGGTGTCATACTTATGGTAGCTATTACTGTTATTCTTGCAGCCGTGATTGCAGCTATGGTCATGGGTATGGGTGATGATATGGGTAATGCAGCGCCGACACTCGATGCGGATGTGAGTGCTAATTCAGATTATAATTCGGGCGATAGTAACGCTGATGAAATAGCATACATCTCGCACAAGTCCGGAGATACTATCTCAAATGGAGATATTCTCGTTAACATTCGGACACCAGATGGGAAATCGATCGCGTCATTAGGTGCTGGTGAGGAATCCAGTGACATTACGAATAGTACAACCATCAAGGTCACAACGAATAATGACTTTGATGCAGGCTCTACAATAACCATCGAAGAATCGACAATGGGGAGTAGTTCGTACTTAGACGGTTCGGACCTCGAAAACGGCAAGACGGTCAAAGTCCAGCTTGTCGATACCGAGACCGACACAACGGTTGTCGATAGCGAAATCGAACTGTAAACGCGACTGTAGCCGCCACACCTATTTTATTCGGCGCTGTGCCACTTCGATAATGAGTGTTCACTCCGCGGATCGGTATCTCGAGTACGTTCCCTCGATCTCGACGACTCTGGGTGTCTGGCTACTTGCTGTGGCCCTGTTCGGAATCGGAGACACAGCCACGACCATGTATTTCCTTAGCACGAGCGTTGCCACCGAAGGCAACCCACTCGTCGCACCCGCGCTCGAGGCCGTCGGACTCTGGATACTGATTCCGTGGAAGACCGCGGCGATCGGGCTGTTCTACGGCCTGTATCGACTCGTGCCCGACGACATGGCGATCGGCGTCCCGATCGGGCTCGCACTGCTCGGCGCTGCGCTCACGGTCTGGAATGTCTCCGGTGCGATGATCGGTCAGAATCCGCTGCCGATATTCTAAGGATTAGAAACGGCGGTGCAGAGAGGTTGATGACTAGTATGAGCCCGGCCGTGTAGCCATATTATCCCACACGTGAGATTCAGTTCAGACGAGAAGGGACTAGTCCTCTCAGTAGCTGTGACGCCCACAACACCCTGAAAATACAGATTACTATGGTACTCGAAATGTACGTTCTCTTAGAAATTAAACTATAGTAATACTTTTTGTGCCACATGGCATATCCGTCCACGTAGGCAGACGCACTTCAACACCACAGCCTACACCCAACCCGATGAAATCAGAAGATCTGGCCGCGAGGACGGCCAGGTTATTCGTCGTGCGGTTCGGCTGACGGTGCGGCGATCGCAATGGCGATGAGCACGGAACCGCCCTGTCCCCACAGGCCTGCTCCCGCCATTACGAGCGCCGATTTCACTTCAGGTGACACGTGAGATAGTCACCTCTACTGCTGTCGTTGTTTTACCACGCAGCGCAGCGTGCGTGAGGTGGTCAAAAGACCACAACACTTCCACTTCGCGGCGACGGCAAAAGGATAGCGGATCAGTCAGCTTGAGAACTTGAACTATCGGAACTTTCGGAAGCCGGGCCGCGACTACTATACCCCCGTCGCCTGAACACTCTGCCATGATTACGGATTACGCGGTTCTCATGACCGACGTCCAACCTGACCGCGAGGTGATTATGGCCCGTGACGGTGAGTTGGACCACCTCTCTGCTGTCCTCGAGCCGGTCACCCACGGCGTCGCGCCGAACGGCGCGTTCATCTACGGCCCGTCGGGGGCGGGCAAGACGTGTGCCGTCCGCTGTGTGACCTCGGAACTCCCGCGGTCGATCTACGTCAACTGTCTCTCCTCGCACGCGCGCCGGTCAGTCCTGAATCGCGTCCTCGAAGGGCTTGGCGACGGCTCGGTGCTCGAGCGCCGGTCGGTCTCGACCGATGATTTGGCGGCCCTGGTTCGCGAGGCCGTCGACGGCCCCACGGTGATCGTCCTCGACGAGGCCGACCAACTGGATGATCTGACCGTGCTCCACGAGTTGTACGCGATCGGCGAGCTGGCACTCATCCTGATTTCGAACGAGCCATGGCCCGCGTTCGACCTCGAGCGCTTCGATAAGGAATCGACGCGCCTGGACTCGCGCATCGGGACGCTCGAGAATATCGAGTTCAAGAGCTATACCGACGACGAACTGGTTTCGATTCTCGAAAAACGCGCGAGCGTCGGTGTCGAACCCGGCGTGATCGAATCCGACGAACTCGAGTATATCGCCCGGTGTTCGGAGTCCGACGCTCGCGACGCGATCGCGCTCTTGTACTACAGCGTTCGGAACACCGCCAACGGCGCGGCCGACCGTGTCACGCGCGCGGTGATCGACGATTCGAAACCCGACGCCGACGAGCACGTA
It includes:
- a CDS encoding type IV pilin N-terminal domain-containing protein: MMDGKSIRKKLIGSDDERAVSPVIGVILMVAITVILAAVIAAMVMGMGDDMGNAAPTLDADVSANSDYNSGDSNADEIAYISHKSGDTISNGDILVNIRTPDGKSIASLGAGEESSDITNSTTIKVTTNNDFDAGSTITIEESTMGSSSYLDGSDLENGKTVKVQLVDTETDTTVVDSEIEL
- a CDS encoding AAA family ATPase; translated protein: MITDYAVLMTDVQPDREVIMARDGELDHLSAVLEPVTHGVAPNGAFIYGPSGAGKTCAVRCVTSELPRSIYVNCLSSHARRSVLNRVLEGLGDGSVLERRSVSTDDLAALVREAVDGPTVIVLDEADQLDDLTVLHELYAIGELALILISNEPWPAFDLERFDKESTRLDSRIGTLENIEFKSYTDDELVSILEKRASVGVEPGVIESDELEYIARCSESDARDAIALLYYSVRNTANGAADRVTRAVIDDSKPDADEHVVRSRLSDLSRDQRLTLEAMASVGPATSGAVYETYCERADDPCHDRTVRGWLPKFKRYGLIEKSGPEHEPMYEVRETVTDELGLVV